The DNA window TGATAAAGAAAACCTGACTGTTGTCATGTGTGCAGTTCCAAAAGTTCTGGTTGATAGCTGCGTTTCCGCAGTTGAATCTGTTGGTCTACGACCGACAATGATTGAGCCAGGTATCAATGCTATCGCAAGGGTTCTTGAAACAACCGAAGACGGTCACCTTACGACACTCATAGTAGACATTGGCTCTGCTGGTACGGATATTGCAGTACTAGATAAAGGTGCAATCCGAGTTACAGGTGGTATCGGCGTTGGGGGAAATACATTCACACTTGATATAGCAAAAAAACTTAGCATTACGCTCGAAAATGCTCATCAGCTTAAAGTACTCAATGGCTTAAGTGCTGGCCCACGTCAAGCGAAAATCACAGCAGCCTTGCAGCCAAACCTACAGCGTATCATTACTGAAACCCGTAAGGTTATGCGCTACTACGATGAGCGTCTCAATAATGATCGGAAAATTGAGCAGGTTCTCGTTGTTGGCGGCGGCAGTAACGTCCCCGGTATCGGAGATTACTTTACGAACGAACTTGTTATGGCAGCTCGCATAGCAAGTCCGTGGCAAAAGCTTGATTTCGGAAAATTGCCTCAACCCAATAAGCAATTTCGCCCACGCTATATTAGCGTAGCGGGACTAGCCATTATTGATCAAAAAGAGATTTGGAAATGATTAACCTTTTACCATTACAAAATAAAAAAGATATCCAGGCAGGCCGAACAAACTTACTGCTTGTTCGATATAACATACTTCTTGTTGGTGCGCTGCTCTTCGCACTCGCAGCTGTTGGCGTGCTCTATTTCTACCTTTCAAGTGCAAAAGCAAGTGCAGAGCAGACGATATCTGATAATAAATCAAAGGTTGGTGAATATGCGGTCATTGAAACACAAGCAAGTGCGTTTCGGTCTCACCTCGTAACAGCCAAGCAAATTCTCGATCAGGAAGTTGTCTATACAAAAATAATTCTTCAAATTTCTCGCCTTGTACCTCCAGGAGTTGTCATTGATAACCTTTCTCTGGATCCAAAGACATTTGGTACTGCCAGTGTTATAACAGCTCATTGTAAAACAGCGAGTGACGCGACTGCACTAAAAGAGTCGTTCCAAAATACAACTCTATTTTCTAATGTCCACTTCGAGAACCTTTCATCAACAATAGGAGAT is part of the Candidatus Saccharimonadales bacterium genome and encodes:
- the pilM gene encoding pilus assembly protein PilM — protein: MAKLFYHDKPIIGLDISQTGIKVMSVDPKKWLVLGYGSVDLDPAKMQKSLETNDGYLSENITSLLHDKLVGELGSTHVTIGIPTSRTFSRTFMLPAKSENTLSDAIQVEVDQYIPIPFSSLYVDYEIIERDKENLTVVMCAVPKVLVDSCVSAVESVGLRPTMIEPGINAIARVLETTEDGHLTTLIVDIGSAGTDIAVLDKGAIRVTGGIGVGGNTFTLDIAKKLSITLENAHQLKVLNGLSAGPRQAKITAALQPNLQRIITETRKVMRYYDERLNNDRKIEQVLVVGGGSNVPGIGDYFTNELVMAARIASPWQKLDFGKLPQPNKQFRPRYISVAGLAIIDQKEIWK